In the Clostridium gelidum genome, ATTAAAGCAACCTTGTTTGTATATGATACGGAAGACTCTTCTGGTGTTTTAACGCTGCTGTCAAGTAAGCTGATATTATTATTTTTAAAGTCAAAAACAGCAGTTAAATTAAAAAGTTCTTCTATATCTGAGATTGAAATATAATTAGCATCATCGCTGGTTATTAAATTACCTCTAAGATAGCCTGTCCTAGAATTTTTAGTATATGAATTTTTAGTTAAAGAAATTTTATTATCATTATTAGATAATAAAATTTTGCTATTTGAAGCATCAATAGTATAGTTGAGCTTATTACAAATAAAACCAAGTTGTAGATAATATCTTTGCGATTTAAGCAGCATAGGAGAATTATTAATGTTAGATTGATTTAAGATATGTAAACTTACATTGTTAATTTTTGTTATAGGCATATCTTCAAATTTAATTTTTGGAGTATAGGTACTTTTAAAAGTATTATCAGGTAGTGAGCTAGCATATACAGTATTATTTATAACAGTTAAGCTTTTATTAAAAAGCTTAAAGTAAAAAAACGGATCACAGAATATGAATACTGATAAAAGTAATGATAATGTTAGAAAAATAAATAATTTTTTTTTCTTTTTCATAATTTTCTTCGCCTCTTTATATATAAAATAATTCCATAATATATTATATTATAAGTTTATGACAAATGTTTGTCATAAAGATAAAGTATATAAATAAATTTACAAGTTGTTGACAATAAAAAAGAGGTAGAAGCATTTAAGGTTAATAAGGATATAAAGTCTGAGTTAAGTGATAATCAGAATAAAAATGAAATAGCTGATACTACTACTTTATTCATATGATTATAACTATTTATATCCAAACGGAAAGATAAATTCAGAAAAATGTATGTATGATTTTGAAATAATATCTTTAATTAAATAGATTGGATTTTAATAATTCCATTTAAATAGAACAAAAAAATTCCATTTTATTATTAGGGGTAACTTGGATTGGAAAATAGAAAATTTGAATTACAAAAAAATAATTGGGGAAAATAGTTAAGTTAAATAGAAAAACAAGGAGGATTAATAATGGATGAAAATATAAAGGATTGCCCAAATTGTAAAGAAAAGGTTTTGAACAATTCTAGTTTTTGTAGTACGTGTGGTTTTAATTTTAATGATAATAAAAATAATGCAGAAAAAGATGGATCAAATGAGAATGAAGAGAATGGATTCATAAATAAAGTAAATATAATGGATGGTGGAAGCGAGCAAGTAGATTTAAGATTAACAGATTTGTTGGTTAATGTATTTAAGAAACACAGTTTAGAGGAGAGAGAGAATACTTTTATTTGTGGCACTGGAAATACAGCACCAAAAGAGTGTGATATTTGTTCGAAATGGCCCAAACCTTGGTTATACTCAAGAGTATTTTTCTTGTTTGCAGCTACCTTTCTTGGATTATTAGCCTTATTAAGAATTTTTAAAAATGTATTAGCATATCCAGGAATTATATTTATAGGTGCTTTAACAGTTCCATTTTCATTACTTGTTTTTTTCTGGGAATTAAATGCTCCAAGAAATATTAACATTTTTGATGTAACTAAAATATTCTTTTTTGGAGGTGTATCTTCTTTACTTTTAACAATGATATTTAGCCGAATTATTTTTGTAGGAAAAGTAGATTATTTTGGTGCGATTATGATAGGAGTTATTGAAGAATCTGCAAAGTTTATTGTAGTTGCATATTTTTTAAGAGGAAGCAAGCGAAAGTTTATTTTAAATGGACTTCTACTCGGAGCAGCAGTTGGAGCAGGATTTGCAGTATTTGAAACAGCTGGATATGAATTTGCGTATGGATTACAAATTCCAATATTGATGAGAATAATATATACTAGAGGCGTTTTAGCCTTTGGAGGTCATATTGTTTGGGCAGCTATGGCTGGAGCAGCATTAGTAATGGTAAAGGAAGATAATAGATTAAAAATTAAACATATTATGAATATTAAATTTCTTAAATATTTTGTTCTCATAATTGGATTACATGCAATTTGGGATATGCCTATAAGCACTAATAGTGAACTTCCACTTGTTCAAGTAATACTTACAATAACTGCATGGATTATTGTGATAATATTTATTAGTGCAGGATTAAAACAAATTTCAAGCTTAAACCATGGTAGGAAACAAGTGTAAAAAAGGATTAGATAGATATATGTGTGGTAAAATACATAATATAAGGCATGAAGGGGAATGCGTTATGGGAAATAAATTTAATGTAACAGATAATATCCTAATATAAATGAAACATTACAATAAGAGGTATAGAAAATAAGGAGTGGATATTTATTAATATAGATTTTTTAGGGGGAGCTTTAGAAGTTGGTGGTAGCTCTATTTTAACCAAGATTAATGGCAAAAACATATTATTTGATGCAGGAATTAGGCAAAGTGCTAGCAAGGATAGTGTTCCTAATTTTAGGGATGTTCAAACTTATGGCGGATTAGATGCAATAATTATAAGCCATGCTCATTTAGACCACATAGGATGTTTACCAATTATAAGTAAGGAATATCCAAATGCAAAAATATATATGAATAATATGACTAGAGATTTAGTTAAGGTTTTATTATATGATAGTTTAAAAATAATGAATAATAGAGATGCAGAAATACCTTTATATGCAGAAACTGATGTAGAAAATACATTAAACAGAATTTTCACTATAAATTATGAAGTGAAATTTCCTATATTTGAAAATATGTATGTTACCTTTTATAATGCAGGTCATATAGCTGGAGCAAGTTGTGTTTATCTTCAAAGTCCTGAAGGTGCTGTATTTTATTCGGGAGATTTTTCAGTGTTTTCTCAAAGAACTGTTGAAGGTGCTAAATTACCTAGATTAAGACCTGATGTGGCAATAGTTGAATCTACATATGGTGATAGACTTCATTCAAATCGTGAAATTGAAGAAAGAAACTTAATAGATGCAGTAAATGAATGTATAGAAAACAATGGAAAGATGATAATACCAGCCTTTGCATTAGGACGGGCACAAGAAGTAATACTAATATTAAAGGGTGCAATGAATAAGGGGAGTTTGAAAAAGGTTAAGGTTTATGTTGATGGAATGGTTAGAGATATAAATAGGGTTTACAAAAATAATCCACTATATCTAAAGAATTCTCTTGGTAAAAAAATATTAAAGGGAATAAGTCCTTTTTATGATGACAACATAATTGAAATTAAAACAACTGAGCACAGGGAAGAAATACTATCTCAAAAAGAACCAGTAGTTATTATATCAAGTTCAGGTATGCTAACTGGTGGGCCAAGTGCATTTTATGCTGAAAAAATAGCACCTATGGAAAATGGGTATATTGTAATAACAGGATACCAGGATGAAGAAGCACCTGGAAGAAAGATTTTAGACCTAATAGACGCCGATGAAGAAAGTGAAAGATATTTAAGCATAAATGGACTTAATATTCCTGTTAAATGCAAGGTGAAAAAAATAGGCTTATCAGCTCATGCTGATAAAAATGAGATAAAGGGTGTTTTGGAGAGAATATCAGCAAGAAATATTATTTTAGTTCATGGAAATGAAGATGTTATAAGAAGTTTAGGTAAAGAAATATCTGATGAATTTATAGGAAGAACTTATACGCCATCTTGTGGTGAGGAAATTGTTATAAATATTAGGAATCCTAGAAAACAGTTAAATAAAAATTTTCCACATATTTTAAATACAAAAGATCAATTGTGTGAAGAAAATATAAGTGAACTGTGGAAATTTATTAATGAGAACTATGGGGATAGGCTTTTGACTATTGAAGAATTATTATATATATGGAGTGGCGAAAAGAATTTTGAAATTGCTCAAAGTTTTGAAGTGAAAAATAACAATGATGTTGATAATTCTTTTGATACACTTGATAATAA is a window encoding:
- a CDS encoding PrsW family intramembrane metalloprotease, encoding MDENIKDCPNCKEKVLNNSSFCSTCGFNFNDNKNNAEKDGSNENEENGFINKVNIMDGGSEQVDLRLTDLLVNVFKKHSLEERENTFICGTGNTAPKECDICSKWPKPWLYSRVFFLFAATFLGLLALLRIFKNVLAYPGIIFIGALTVPFSLLVFFWELNAPRNINIFDVTKIFFFGGVSSLLLTMIFSRIIFVGKVDYFGAIMIGVIEESAKFIVVAYFLRGSKRKFILNGLLLGAAVGAGFAVFETAGYEFAYGLQIPILMRIIYTRGVLAFGGHIVWAAMAGAALVMVKEDNRLKIKHIMNIKFLKYFVLIIGLHAIWDMPISTNSELPLVQVILTITAWIIVIIFISAGLKQISSLNHGRKQV
- a CDS encoding MBL fold metallo-hydrolase translates to MNIDFLGGALEVGGSSILTKINGKNILFDAGIRQSASKDSVPNFRDVQTYGGLDAIIISHAHLDHIGCLPIISKEYPNAKIYMNNMTRDLVKVLLYDSLKIMNNRDAEIPLYAETDVENTLNRIFTINYEVKFPIFENMYVTFYNAGHIAGASCVYLQSPEGAVFYSGDFSVFSQRTVEGAKLPRLRPDVAIVESTYGDRLHSNREIEERNLIDAVNECIENNGKMIIPAFALGRAQEVILILKGAMNKGSLKKVKVYVDGMVRDINRVYKNNPLYLKNSLGKKILKGISPFYDDNIIEIKTTEHREEILSQKEPVVIISSSGMLTGGPSAFYAEKIAPMENGYIVITGYQDEEAPGRKILDLIDADEESERYLSINGLNIPVKCKVKKIGLSAHADKNEIKGVLERISARNIILVHGNEDVIRSLGKEISDEFIGRTYTPSCGEEIVINIRNPRKQLNKNFPHILNTKDQLCEENISELWKFINENYGDRLLTIEELLYIWSGEKNFEIAQSFEVKNNNDVDNSFDTLDNKNEDMQKFKKVIVDSVYFESDLKRLFMFRARIEDDINEDLKPKELTQQTLISLIEEKFKDFEYKKISMMLDRKEIILNFDFPQGVDSSIKNVMDDFYKETEWKVSINEKINNSSADLLIKKLINPITIKKISFYPEKFSVHVFLNCKNICDGSESKVFEEKTGWKLFIVEEGTSGINTDLSNDKLYFEVEDVVAVEQNSALSLIDKAFENEEHKPYKKSIKNNNKGKYIELVFISPKIGQNFEEKLGHVCCETGWSIAISDKVNQNELFNVAKLLCDKNSIALKKNPSYNPSNMTVSLNITSGEDNFESVKREFEEITGCSLILG